In the genome of Segnochrobactrum spirostomi, the window TCACCGTGGACCGCGACGTCGTCACCGAGACGGTCGTGTTGCGCGCCGGCGGCCTCCGGCTCGAGGCAGTGAGCGACGACGACCGGCCGCTGCCGGCCGCCGAATGCAGCTTCGACATCTTCGGCGGCGAGGACGCCAACGGCGAGCGGCCGCTCGTGCTCGGCAACGTGAAGCCCGGCGCCATCGTGCGGCTGCCGGCCGGCACCTATCATATCGAAAGCCGCTATGGCGACATCAACGCGGTGATGCGCGCCGACATCGAGGTTCATCCCGGCAAGCTCACCGACGCCCGGCTGCACCAGAAGGCGGCCGAGGTGACGCTGAAGCTCGTCTCGGCGCCCGGCGGCGAAGCGCTCGCCAACACCCAATGGTCGGTGCTGACCCCCGCGGGCGACGTCGTCACCGAGAAGGTCGGCGCCTTCCCGACGGTCGTGCTCGCGGAAGGCCAATACGACATCGTCGCCACGAACGGCGGGAAGACCTACTCGAACACCGTCGACATCGAATCCGGCCGGGACCGGGATGTCGAGGTCATGGCGAGCGATCTGAAATAGGGCGCGGCGCTGCTACGGCGGCGACCTTGCGATCCGATCGGCTTCGATGGCGTGGCGCCCGCCCCAAAAGATCGGGATTTCGTTGCTCGATCGGGGTGCAGCCCTCCCTTCTCACCCTCGGGGAGAAGGTGCCCCGAAGGGGCGCATGAGGGGATTTTCTTATATCTTTGAAGAATTTGCCGGAGAGGATAAGGGCCGAGAACGCCCCTCATCCGGCCCTATTGGGCCACCTTCTCCCCGCCAGCGGAGATAAGGGAGGCGGCGGCGTTGCGCCGCCAGACACGATGATCAGGCTTTCCACGCGATGAAAGAACGCGCGGATGGACTTCCGCCCACCGCGCGCCTCTCTCGTGGCGGCCTCACGCCGCCGTGGCGGCGCGGGCGCGGCGGAGGTCGGGGGGCACCGCCTCGTCGATGAGGGCGGCGAGCGCCGCTTCGAGCGGCATCTGCGCCTGATCGCGGGAGCCGAGGCGGCGGATCGAGATGGTCCCCTCCTCTGCCTCGCGCTTGCCGGCGACCAGCATCACCGGCACCTTGGCCAGCGAGTGCTCGCGCACCTTGTAGTTGATCTTCTCGTTGCGCAGATCGATCTCCGCCCGCAGCCCCGCCGCGACGAGGCGCTCGCGCACCTTCACCGCATAATCGTCGGCGTCCGAGGTGATGGTTGTGACCATCACCTGGGTCGGCGCGAGCCAGAGCGGGAAGTGGCCGGCATAGTTCTCGATCAGGATGCCGATGAAGCGCTCCATCGAGCCGCAGATGGCCCGGTGGATCATCACCGGCGCCTTCTTCTGACCGTCTTCGCCGATATAGAACGCACCGAACCGCTCCGGCAGGTTGAAGTCGACCTGGGTGGTGCCGCATTGCCAATCACGCCCGATGGCGTCGCGCAGCACATATTCGAACTTCGGCCCGTAGAACGCGCCCTCGCCCGGATTGATCGCGGTCTTGATACGCCCGCCGGACTGCGCCGCGATCTGCTCGAGCACCTGGCTCATCACGCCCTCGGCGTGATCCCAGAGCTCGTCCGAACCGACCCGCTTCTCCGGCCGGGTCGAGAGCTTCACCACGATCTCCTGGAACCCGAAATCGGCATAGGTCGAGAGGATCAGGTCGTTGATCTTCAGGCACTCCGCCGCCATCTGCTCTTCGGTGCAGAAGATGTGCGCGTCGTCCTGGGTGAAGCCGCGCACGCGCATCAGGCCGTGCATCGCGCCCGACGGCTCATAGCGATGCACTGCGCCAAATTCCGCAAGCCGCATCGGTAGATCGCGGTAGGACTTCAGGCCATGCTTGAAGATCTGCACATGCCCCGGGCAGTTCATCGGCTTCAGCGCGAAGATGCGGTCGTCGTCGGTCTCCTCGCCGGCCGAGCGCACCGCGAACATGTTCTCGCGGTACCAGCCCCAGTGGCCAGAGGTTTCCCATAGCGACTTGTCCAGCACCTGCGGCGCGTTGACCTCGCGATAATCGGCGGCGAGGCGGCGGCGCATATAGGCGACGAGGCCTTGGAACACGGCCCAGCCGTTCGGATGCCAGAACACGACGCCCGGCCCCTCCTCCTGGAAATGGAAGAGGTCCATCTCGCGGCCGAGCCGGCGATGGTCGCGCTTCTCCGCCTCCTCGAGCATGGTGAGGTAGGCGTTGAGGTCGGCGTCGGTGCCCCAGGCGGTGCCGTAGATACGCGACAGCATGGGATTGCGCGCATCGCCGCGCCAATAGGCGCCGGCGACCTTCATCAGCTTGAAGGACTGGCCGATCTGCCCGGTCGAGGCCATGTGCGGGCCGCGGCAGAGGTCGAACCACTCGCCCTGCTTATAGATCTTGACG includes:
- the thrS gene encoding threonine--tRNA ligase, whose amino-acid sequence is MIELTFPDGAKRAFEAGVTGRAVAESISKSLAKKAVAVAIDGTVQDLAEPLARDGRIEIVTREDPRAVELIRHDAAHVLAEAVQELFPGTQVTIGPVIENGFYYDFFRNEPFTLDDLPKIEAKMREIIARNAPFTKEVWSRDEAKRVFADKGEQFKVELVDAIPADQDVKIYKQGEWFDLCRGPHMASTGQIGQSFKLMKVAGAYWRGDARNPMLSRIYGTAWGTDADLNAYLTMLEEAEKRDHRRLGREMDLFHFQEEGPGVVFWHPNGWAVFQGLVAYMRRRLAADYREVNAPQVLDKSLWETSGHWGWYRENMFAVRSAGEETDDDRIFALKPMNCPGHVQIFKHGLKSYRDLPMRLAEFGAVHRYEPSGAMHGLMRVRGFTQDDAHIFCTEEQMAAECLKINDLILSTYADFGFQEIVVKLSTRPEKRVGSDELWDHAEGVMSQVLEQIAAQSGGRIKTAINPGEGAFYGPKFEYVLRDAIGRDWQCGTTQVDFNLPERFGAFYIGEDGQKKAPVMIHRAICGSMERFIGILIENYAGHFPLWLAPTQVMVTTITSDADDYAVKVRERLVAAGLRAEIDLRNEKINYKVREHSLAKVPVMLVAGKREAEEGTISIRRLGSRDQAQMPLEAALAALIDEAVPPDLRRARAATAA